Proteins encoded together in one Ipomoea triloba cultivar NCNSP0323 chromosome 4, ASM357664v1 window:
- the LOC116017733 gene encoding uncharacterized protein LOC116017733 has product MKLVWSPETASKAYIDTVKRARGGQNPGDAEFLAAMAAGYNVKLIVEVRRSNGGGIGTSLGLAVAAGHTGGRHVCVVADEAARREYISAMQEADVALPEIVVVGEAERVVEGLEAVDFLVVQGRSGGGEIFRRAKLSRRGAVLVYKGGSKTATAAASSRFCWGGTVDGSNLRIVKSVSLPLENGLEIAYVGVNDGKTLKSPKRWIRRIDLQSGEEHVFRR; this is encoded by the coding sequence ATGAAGCTAGTTTGGTCGCCGGAAACGGCGTCGAAAGCCTACATCGACACCGTTAAACGGGCGCGTGGAGGTCAGAATCCCGGCGATGCGGAGTTTTTGGCCGCCATGGCCGCCGGCTACAACGTGAAGCTTATAGTGGAGGTGCGGCGGAGTAACGGCGGCGGAATAGGTACGAGTTTAGGGCTGGCGGTGGCGGCGGGGCACACCGGCGGGCGCCACGTGTGCGTGGTGGCGGATGAGGCAGCGAGGCGGGAATATATTAGCGCCATGCAAGAAGCTGACGTGGCGTTGCCGGAGATCGTGGTGGTGGGGGAGGCGGAGCGGGTGGTTGAGGGGCTAGAAGCGGTGGATTTCCTGGTGGTTCAAGGGCGGAGCGGCGGCGGCGAGATTTTCCGGCGAGCTAAGCTGAGCCGGCGCGGGGCGGTTTTGGTGTACAAAGGCGGGAGTAAAACGGCAACGGCGGCGGCGAGTTCGAGATTTTGTTGGGGCGGAACTGTGGACGGCAGTAACCTGCGAATCGTGAAATCGGTGAGCCTTCCGTTGGAGAACGGATTGGAGATCGCTTATGTCGGCGTGAATGATGGGAAAACATTAAAATCTCCGAAACGTTGGATTAGGCGCATTGATCTGCAGTCCGGTGAGGAGCATGTGTTTCGACGATGA